One Actinomycetota bacterium genomic window, CGTTCGGCCCGGCGCTGGCCGCCGGTGAGCTCCCGGTTGGCCGGTCCCTGCTCGGTCTGGCGGTCGACGTCCACCCGTTCGCTCCCCTGCTGGTCGCTGTCGGTCATGACTTCCCGGTCGCTGCTCCGGTCGGTTTCAGCCGCGCCCGGCGATCCAGCGGGAGGCCACCACCAGCAGCCCCAGCCCGATCACCCAGGCCACGAACCCCTCCGGCACCGGCCCCTTGCCGCCGATGGGGGCGCCGCCCTCGTTGTAGGGGTCGGTGCGCAGGCTCTCGACGTAGGCGGCGATGTCGTCGACGTCCTGCTGGCTCTTGGCGGTGCCGAACTCGTAGTCGGTCATGCCGCCGCCGACCGGCATCTGCCCGGGGCCGATCTTGATCGCCTCGGCCACGTCCTGGGGGTGGACGTCCTGCAGCGACACGGCGATGTTCTCGCCGCCCAGGGCCGCCCCGGCGCCGTTCATGCCGTGGCAGGCCGCGCAGGCCTGCCCGTAGAGCTCGCGGCCGCGCTGCAGGTTGCCCCGGGCCGGGTCGACGTCGGGGAGCTGGGCGTCGCCGACCGCCTTGCCGATGTAGACGACCAGGGCGCGGACGTCCTCGTCGCTGAAGCGCTGCTTGCCGCGCTCGATGGCCGGGCCCTTGTTGTCCTTCCAGGGCATCCGGCCGGTGCGCAGGACCCAGTTGACGGCCGCCGCCCCGCCGACGTCGTTGAGCGACGGCACCGTCGGGTAGTAGCTGGGGCCGGCCGGGTCGGGGCCGTGGCAGGAGGCGCAGGCGTTCTCGTACAGCT contains:
- a CDS encoding c-type cytochrome, whose product is MRRTSILLGGIAVLALLLTPTTGTASSSRRAAAAAAQQQPSDSPALNARGRELYENACASCHGPDPAGPSYYPTVPSLNDVGGAAAVNWVLRTGRMPWKDNKGPAIERGKQRFSDEDVRALVVYIGKAVGDAQLPDVDPARGNLQRGRELYGQACAACHGMNGAGAALGGENIAVSLQDVHPQDVAEAIKIGPGQMPVGGGMTDYEFGTAKSQQDVDDIAAYVESLRTDPYNEGGAPIGGKGPVPEGFVAWVIGLGLLVVASRWIAGRG